Proteins found in one Leishmania major strain Friedlin complete genome, chromosome 35 genomic segment:
- a CDS encoding conserved hypothetical protein (previous protein_id=AAZ14337.1), producing MATAVPGEAPSTGGQRAGNVVDAAEPAECAMSEASEAHPMNEQYDCKNEEEAEAVAAATGADASTKSPTAHLDGLNVEELKALLVEKKKGWVNLDRFKDREALVNAIFGMEQKEAAQIAFRAEVAAAARWYAEHQSQLKAAHHRAKGSRTRRNSAEPAAAGGSDGDEAQHEVLVLYNEANGYGSKFEVLRKELQESEVVSLPNLADLQIVGQAYPMSPRRVLISKALQGAFFGTLGLALMGDQLKFIPESVLAVLRARRGLITSTGFLLNVLSRAALQNNAFEVFLDGELIYSALNASGRVPTAELLSNLLLERTLLKDYYAAAKTARA from the coding sequence ATGGCAACTGCGGTGCCGGGCGAGGCACCAAGCACTGGTGGACAGCGCGCTGGCAAcgtcgtcgacgctgctgagcCCGCCGAGTGTGCTATGTCCGAAGCTTCTGAGGCGCACCCGATGAATGAGCAATACGACTGTAAGAACGAGGAGGAagcagaggcggtggcggcggcaaccgGTGCAGACGCATCGACCAAGTCGCCGACCGCTCACCTCGACGGGCTGAACGTCGAGGAACTGAAGGCGTTGTTggtggagaagaagaagggatGGGTGAACCTGGATCGCTTTAAGGACCGCGAGGCGCTCGTCAATGCCATCTTTGGTATGGAGcagaaggaggcggcgcagatcGCGTTCCGCGCAGAggtcgccgcagccgcacgctGGTATGCGGAGCACCAATCGCAGCTCAAAGCAGCACATCACCGGGCCAAGGGTAGCCGCACTCGCCGAAACAGCGCCGAACCGGCAGCCGCTGGCGGctccgacggcgacgaggcacAGCACGAAGTGCTCGTCCTCTACAACGAAGCCAACGGTTATGGTTCGAAGTTTGAGGTGCTTCGCAAGGAACTGCAAGAATCGGAAGTAGTGAGTCTGCCGAACCTGGCTGACCTTCAAATTGTTGGGCAGGCGTACCCGATGAGTCCCAGGCGAGTCCTGATCAGCAAGGCGTTGCAGGGGGCTTTCTTCGGCACGCTAGGGCTTGCCCTTATGGGGGATCAACTGAAGTTCATCCCGGAGTCGGTGCTCGCTGTCCTGCGCGCACGTCGTGGCCTCATCACCAGCACCGGCTTCCTGCTCAACGTGCTGAGTcgagcggcgctgcagaacaATGCCTTCGAGGTGTTTTTGGACGGCGAACTCATCTACTCCGCCCTGAACGCGAGTGGGCGAGTGCCGACGGCAGAGCTGTTGAGcaacctcctcctcgagcgaACGCTCTTGAAGGACTACTACGCAGCTGCGAAGACAGCGAGGGCGTAG
- a CDS encoding oligosaccharyl transferase-like protein (previous protein_id=AAZ14339.1), translating to MLLLFFSFLYCLKNAYGLRMISVQIYGYLIHEFDPWFNYRAAEYMSTHGWSAFFSWFDYMSWYPLGRPVGSTTYPGLQLTAVAIHRALAAAGMPMSLNNVCVLMPAWFGAIATATLALMTYEMSGSGIAAAIAAFIFSIIPAHLMRSMAGEFDNECIAVAAMLLTFYCWVRSLRTRSSWPIGVLTGVAYGYMAAAWGGYIFVLNMVAMHAGISSMVDWARNTYNPSLLRAYTLFYVVGTAIAVCVPPVGMSPFKSLEQLGALLVLVFLCGLQVCEVLRARAGVEVRSRANFKIRVRVFSVMAGVAALAISVLAPTGYFGPLSVRVRALFVEHTRTGNPLVDSVAEHRMTSPKAYAFFLDFTYPVWLLGTVLQLLGAFMGSRKEARLFMGLHSLATYYFADRMSRLIVLAGPAAAAMTAGILGLVYEWCWAQLTGWASPGLSAAGSGGMDDFDNKRGQTQIQSSTANRNRGVRAHAIAAVKSIKAGVNLLPLVLRVGVAVAILAVTVGTPYVSQFQARCIQSAYSFAGPRIVFQAQLHTGEQVIVKDYLEAYEWLRDSTPEDARVLAWWDYGYQITGIGNRTSLADGNTWNHEHIATIGKMLTSPVAEAHSLVRHMADYVLIWAGQSGDLMKSPHMARIGNSVYHDICPDDPLCQQFGFHRNDYSRPTPMMRASLLYNLHEAGKTKGVKVNPSLFQEVYSSKYGLVRIFKVMNVSAESKKWVADPANRVCHPPGSWICPGQYPPAKEIQEMLAHRVPFDQMDKHKQHKETHHKA from the coding sequence ATGCTGCTCTTGTTCTTCTCCTTTCTGTACTGCCTAAAAAATGCGTATGGCCTTCGCATGATCTCCGTTCAGATTTACGGATACCTGATCCACGAGTTCGACCCGTGGTTCAACTACCGCGCTGCCGAGTACATGTCCACGCACGGCTGGTCCGCCTTCTTCAGCTGGTTCGACTACATGAGCTGGTACCCGCTGGGCCGCCCCGTCGGCTCCACCACGTACCCGGGCCTGCAGCTCACTGCCGTCGCCATTCACCGCGCActggcggctgccggcatGCCGATGTCTCTCAAcaacgtgtgcgtgctgatGCCAGCGTGGTTTGGCGCCATCGCTACCGCTACTCTGGCTCTCATGACGTATGAGATGAGCGGATCAGGCATTGCCGCTGCCATTGCAGCTTTTATCTTCTCCATCATCCCAGCCCACCTGATGCGGTCCATGGCGGGTGAGTTCGACAACGAGtgcatcgccgtcgcagccaTGCTCCTCACTTTCTACTGCTGGgtgcgctcgctgcgcacgcggtCCTCGTGGCCCATCGGTGTCCTCACCGGTGTCGCCTACGGCtacatggcggcggcgtggggCGGCTACATTTTCGTGCTCAACATGGTTGCCATGCATGCCGGCATATCATCGATGGTGGACTGGGCCCGCAACACGTACAacccgtcgctgctgcgtgcatACACGCTGTTCTACGTCGTGggcaccgccatcgccgtgtgcgtgccgccaGTGGGGATGTCGCCCTTCAAgtcgctggagcagctgggtgcgctgctggtgcttgTCTTCCTGTGTGGACTGCAGGTgtgcgaggtgctgcgcgcacgcgccggtgTCGAGGTTCGCTCTCGCGCGAACTTCAAGAtccgcgtgcgcgtcttcaGCGTGATGGCTGGCGTGGCTGCGCTTGCAATCTCGGTGCTGGCACCGACGGGGTACTTCGGGCCCCTCTCggtccgtgtgcgtgcgctgttcgtggagcacacgcgcactggCAATCCGCTGGTCGACTCGGTCGCCGAGCACCGCATGACGAGCCCGAAGGCGTACGCATTTTTTCTGGACTTCACCTACCCGGTGTGGCTGCTCGGCACAGTATTGCAGTTGTTAGGTGCATTCATGGGGTCGCGAAAGGAGGCGCGGTTGTTTATGGGTCTGCACTCACTCGCCACCTACTACTTTGCAGATCGTATGTCACGCTTGATAGTGCTGGCAGGgcccgcggctgccgctaTGACGGCAGGAATCCTGGGCCTTGTGTATGAGTGGTGTTGGGCGCAGCTGACTGGCTGGGCGTCTCCGGgcctctctgctgctggcaGCGGAGGCATGGACGACTTTGACAACAAGCGAGGCCAAACTCAGATACAGTCCAGCACCGCAAACCGCAACCGTGGGGTGCGTGCTCATGCTATTGCCGCTGTAAAGTCGATCAAGGCAGGTGTGAACCTTCTTCCTCTGGTGTTGCGAGTCGGCGTCGCTGTGGCTATCCTTGCTGTCACCGTTGGTACGCCGTACGTCTCGCAGTTCCAGGCTCGTTGTATTCAGTCTGCGTACTCCTTCGCTGGCCCGCGCATCGTGTtccaggcgcagctgcacaccggCGAGCAAGTGATAGTGAAGGACTACCTCGAGGCCTACGAGTGGCTGCGCGACAGCACGCCAGAGGACGCGCGCGTTTTGGCCTGGTGGGACTACGGCTACCAGATCACAGGCATCGGCAACCGCACCTCGCTGGCCGATGGCAACACCTGGAACCACGAGCACATCGCCACGATCGGCAAGATGCTGACGTCGCccgtggcggaggcgcactCGCTGGTGCGCCACATGGCCGACTACGTCCTGATCTGGGCTGGGCAGAGCGGCGACCTGATGAAGTCACCGCACATGGCGCGCATCGGCAACAGCGTGTACCACGACATCTGCCCCGACGACCCGCTGTGCCAGCAATTCGGCTTTCACAGAAATGACTACAGTCGCCCAACGCCGATGATGcgggcgtcgctgctgtaCAACCTGCACGAGGCCGGGAAAACAAAGGGCGTGAAGGTGAACCCGTCCCTCTTTCAGGAGGTGTACTCGTCGAAGTACGGCCTGGTGCGCATCTTCAAGGTCATGAACGTGAGCGCGGAGAGCAAAAAGTGGGTTGCTGACCCGGCAAACCGCGTGTGCCACCCGCCTGGGTCGTGGATCTGCCCCGGGCAGTACCCGCCGGCGAAGGAGATCCAGGAGATGCTGGCACACCGCGTCCCCTTCGATCAGATGGACAAGCACAAGCAGCACAAGGAGACGCACCACAAGGCGTAG
- a CDS encoding oligosaccharyl transferase-like protein (previous protein_id=AAZ14338.1), whose translation MPAKNQHKGGGDGDPDPTSTPAAESTKVTNTSDGAAVDSTLPPSDETYLFHCRAAPYSKLSYAFKGIMTVLILCAIRSAYQVRLISVQIYGYLIHEFDPWFNYRAAEYMSTHGWSAFFSWFDYMSWYPLGRPVGSTTYPGLQLTAVAIHRALAAAGMPMSLNNVCVLMPAWFGAIATATLALIAFEVSESICMAAWAALSFSIIPAHLMRSMAGEFDNECIAVAAMLLTFYCWVRSLRTRSSWPIGVLTGVAYGYMAAAWGGYIFVLNMVAMHAGISSMVDWARNTYNPSLLRAYTLFYVVGTAIAVCVPPVGMSPFKSLEQLGALLVLVFLCGLQVCEVLRARAGVEVRSRANFKIRVRVFSVMAGVAALAISVLAPTGYFGPLSVRVRALFVEHTRTGNPLVDSVAEHHPADALAYLNYLHIVHLMWICSLPVQLILPSRNQYAVLFVLVYSFMAYYFSTRMVRLLILAGPVACLGASEVGGTLMEWCFQQLFWDNGMRTADMVAAGDMPYQKDDHTSRGAGARQKQQKQKPGQVSARGSSTSSEERPYRTLIPVDFRRDAQMNRWSAGKTNAALIVALTIGVLLPLAFVFHLSCISSAYSFAGPRIVFQTQLHTGEQVIVKDYLEAYEWLRDSTPEDARVLAWWDYGYQITGIGNRTSLADGNTWNHEHIATIGKMLTSPVAEAHSLVRHMADYVLIWAGQSGDLMKSPHMARIGNSVYHDICPDDPLCQQFGFHRNDYSRPTPMMRASLLYNLHEAGKTKGVKVNPSLFQEVYSSKYGLVRIFKVMNVSAESKKWVADPANRVCHPPGSWICPGQYPPAKEIQEMLAHRVPFDQMDKHKQHKETHHKA comes from the coding sequence ATGCCGGCCAAGAACCAGCACAaaggaggcggagacggcgacCCCGACCCTACCTCCACACCTGCAGCGGAGTCGACAAAAGTGACGAACACaagcgacggtgccgccgtcgatTCCACCCTGCCACCGTCCGACGAGACATACCTCTTCCATTGCCGCGCCGCCCCGTACTCGAAGCTGTCGTACGCCTTCAAAGGTATCATGACCGTCCTGATTCTGTGCGCCATTCGCTCGGCGTACCAGGTTCGCCTGATCTCCGTTCAGATTTACGGATACCTGATCCACGAGTTCGACCCGTGGTTCAACTACCGCGCTGCCGAGTACATGTCCACGCACGGCTGGTCCGCCTTCTTCAGCTGGTTCGACTACATGAGCTGGTACCCGCTGGGCCGCCCCGTCGGCTCCACCACGTACCCGGGCCTGCAGCTCACTGCCGTCGCCATTCACCGCGCACTGGCAGCTGCCGGCATGCCGATGTCTCTCAAcaacgtgtgcgtgctgatGCCAGCGTGGTTTGGCGCCATCGCTACCGCTACTCTGGCTCTCATAGCATTCGAAGTGAGCGAATCGATCTGTATGGCTGCGTGGGCCGCactctccttctccatcaTCCCAGCCCACCTGATGCGGTCCATGGCGGGTGAGTTCGACAACGAGtgcatcgccgtcgcagccaTGCTCCTCACTTTCTACTGCTGGgtgcgctcgctgcgcacgcggtCCTCGTGGCCCATCGGTGTCCTCACCGGTGTCGCCTACGGCtacatggcggcggcgtggggCGGCTACATTTTCGTGCTCAACATGGTTGCCATGCATGCCGGCATATCATCGATGGTGGACTGGGCCCGCAACACGTACAacccgtcgctgctgcgtgcatACACGCTGTTCTACGTCGTGggcaccgccatcgccgtgtgcgtgccgccaGTGGGGATGTCGCCCTTCAAgtcgctggagcagctgggtgcgctgctggtgcttgTCTTCCTGTGTGGACTGCAGGTgtgcgaggtgctgcgcgcacgcgccggtgTCGAGGTTCGCTCTCGCGCGAACTTCAAGAtccgcgtgcgcgtcttcaGCGTGATGGCTGGCGTGGCTGCGCTTGCAATCTCGGTGCTGGCACCGACGGGGTACTTCGGGCCCCTCTCggtccgtgtgcgtgcgctgttcgtggagcacacgcgcactggCAATCCGCTGGTCGACTCGGTCGCCGAGCACCACCCTGCGGACGCGCTCGCGTATCTGAACTATTTGCACATTGTTCACTTGATGTGGATATGCAGCTTGCCGGTGCAGCTCATCCTTCCAAGCCGAAACCAGTACGCGGTTCTCTTTGTCTTGGTCTACAGCTTTATGGCCTACTACTTCAGCACCCGCATGGTGCGCTTGCTCATTCTGGCTGGCCCTGTGGCGTGCCTCGGCGCAAGCGAGGTAGGTGGAACGCTGATGGAGTGGTGCTTTCAACAGCTGTTCTGGGACAACGGCATGCGGACCGCCGATATGGTAGCAGCCGGTGACATGCCTTACCAAAAAGACGACCACACCAGCAGAGGTGCAGGCGCCCGacagaagcagcagaaacAGAAGCCGGGCCAGGTTTCCGCGAGGGGCTCCAGCACTAGCAGCGAGGAGCGTCCTTACAGGACACTGATCCCCGTCGACTTCCGCAGGGACGCCCAAATGAACCGCTGGTCGGCCGGAAAGACAAACGCCGCCCTCATCGTGGCTCTCACGATCGGTGTTCTTTTACCGCTTGCGTTTGTCTTCCACCTCTCATGCATCAGCTCAGCGTACTCCTTCGCTGGCCCGCGTATCGTGTTCcagacgcagctgcacaccggCGAGCAAGTGATAGTGAAGGACTACCTCGAGGCCTACGAGTGGCTGCGCGACAGCACGCCAGAGGACGCGCGCGTTTTGGCCTGGTGGGACTACGGCTACCAGATCACAGGCATCGGCAACCGCACCTCGCTGGCCGATGGCAACACCTGGAACCACGAGCACATCGCCACGATCGGCAAGATGCTGACGTCGCccgtggcggaggcgcactCGCTGGTGCGCCACATGGCCGACTACGTCCTGATCTGGGCTGGGCAGAGCGGCGACCTGATGAAGTCACCGCACATGGCGCGCATCGGCAACAGCGTGTACCACGACATCTGCCCCGACGACCCGCTGTGCCAGCAATTCGGCTTTCACAGAAATGACTACAGTCGCCCAACGCCGATGATGcgggcgtcgctgctgtaCAACCTGCACGAGGCCGGGAAAACAAAGGGCGTGAAGGTGAACCCGTCCCTCTTTCAGGAGGTGTACTCGTCGAAGTACGGCCTGGTGCGCATCTTCAAGGTCATGAACGTGAGCGCGGAGAGCAAAAAGTGGGTTGCTGACCCGGCAAACCGCGTGTGCCACCCGCCTGGGTCGTGGATCTGCCCCGGGCAGTACCCGCCGGCGAAGGAGATCCAGGAGATGCTGGCACACCGCGTCCCCTTCGATCAGATGGACAAGCACAAGCAGCACAAGGAGACGCACCACAAGGCGTAG
- a CDS encoding oligosaccharyl transferase-like protein (previous protein_id=AAZ14340.1), producing MPSQTRSLIYSSCFAVAMAIALPIAYDMRVRSIGVYGYLFHSSDPWFNYRAAEYMSTHGWSAFFSWFDYMSWYPLGRPVGSTTYPGLQLTAVAIHRALAAAGMPMSLNNVCVLMPAWFSLVSSAMAALLAHEMSGNMAVASISSILFSVVPAHLMRSMAGEFDNECIAVAAMLLTFYCWVRSLRTRSSWPIGVLTGVAYGYMAAAWGGYIFVLNMVAMHAGISSMVDWARNTYNPSLLRAYTLFYVVGTAIAVCVPPVGMSPFKSLEQLGALLVLVFIFGQSVCEAQRRRLGIARLSKEGVALLIRIDAAFFVGIVAVATIAPAGFFKPLSLQANAIITGVSRTGNTLVDILLAQDASNLLMVWQLFLFPFLGWVAGMSAFLRELIRNYTYAKSFILMYGVVGMYFASQSVRMMVMMAPVACIFTALLFRWALDYLLGSLFWAEMPPSFDTDAQRGRQQQTAEESEAETKRKEEEYNTMQVKKMSVRMLPFMLLLLLFRLSGFIEDVAAISRKMEAPGIVFPSEQVQGVSEKKVDDYYAGYLYLRDSTPEDARVLAWWDYGYQITGIGNRTSLADGNTWNHEHIATIGKMLTSPVAEAHSLVRHMADYVLISAGDTYFSDLNRSPMMARIGNSVYHDICPDDPLCSQFVLQKRPKAAAAKRSRHVSVDALEEDDTAEHMVYEPSSLIAKSLIYHLHSTGVVTGVTLNETLFQHVFTSPQGLMRIFKVMNVSTESKKWVADSANRVCHPPGSWICPGQYPPAKEIQEMLAHQHTNFKDLLDPRTTWSGSRR from the coding sequence ATGCCCTCGCAAACTCGTAGCCTCATCTACTCCTCCTGCTTTGCGGTGGCCATGGCCATTGCCCTCCCTATCGCGTACGACATGCGTGTCCGCTCCATCGGCGTGTACGGGTACCTCTTCCACAGCAGTGACCCGTGGTTCAACTACCGCGCTGCCGAGTACATGTCCACGCACGGCTGGTCCGCCTTCTTCAGCTGGTTCGACTACATGAGCTGGTACCCGCTGGGCCGCCCCGTCGGCTCCACCACGTACCCGGGCCTGCAGCTCACTGCCGTCGCCATTCACCGCGCActggcggctgccggcatGCCGATGTCTCTCAAcaacgtgtgcgtgctgatGCCAGCGTGGTTTTCACTTGTCTCTTCAGCGAtggcggcactgctggcgcaTGAGATGAGCGGCAATATGGCGGTAGCCAGCATCTCGTCTATCTTATTCAGTGTGGTTCCAGCCCACCTGATGCGGTCCATGGCGGGTGAGTTCGACAACGAGTGTatcgccgtcgcagccaTGCTCCTCACCTTCTACTGCTGGgtgcgctcgctgcgcacgcggtCCTCGTGGCCCATCGGTGTCCTCACCGGTGTCGCCTACGGCtacatggcggcggcgtggggCGGCTACATTTTCGTGCTCAACATGGTTGCCATGCATGCCGGCATATCATCGATGGTGGACTGGGCCCGCAACACGTACAacccgtcgctgctgcgtgcatACACGCTGTTCTACGTCGTGggcaccgccatcgccgtgtgcgtgccgccaGTGGGGATGTCGCCCTTCAAgtcgctggagcagctgggtgcgctgctggtgcttgTCTTCATTTTCGGTCAGTCTGTGTGTGAGGCCCAGCGCAGACGATTGGGAATCGCGCGCCTTTCAAAGGAgggcgtggcgctgctcatcCGCATCGACGCAGCCTTCTTCGTCGGTATCGTTGCCGTGGCCACCATTGCCCCGGCTGGATTCTTCAAGCCGCTCTCCCTGCAAGCGAACGCGATAATCACTGGCGTATCTCGTACCGGAAACACACTCGTAGACATTCTGCTTGCGCAAGACGCGTCCAACCTACTCATGGTGTGGCAgctttttctctttcccttcttAGGTTGGGTGGCGGGCATGAGCGCCTTCCTTAGAGAGTTGATCCGGAACTACACCTACGCGAAGAGTTTCATCCTGATGTACGGCGTGGTCGGTATGTACTTCGCCAGCCAGTCTGTCCGAATGATGGTGATGATGGCCCCCGTGGCGTGCATCTTTACTGCCCTCTTGTTCCGCTGGGCACTGGACTACCTCCTCGGGTCTTTGTTTTGGGCTGAGATGCCACCTTCCTTTGACACCGACGCACAGCGtgggcggcagcaacagacCGCCGAGGAGTCGGAGGCAGAGACCAAGCGTAAGGAGGAAGAGTACAACACCATGCAGGTCAAGAAGATGTCGGTGCGCATGTTGCCCTTCATGCTGTTGCTCTTACTGTTTCGTCTTTCGGGGTTCATCGAAGATGTGGCGGCGATATCGCGCAAGATGGAGGCGCCGGGTATAGTTTTTCCCAGTGAACAGGTGCAAGGCGTGTCGGAGAAAAAGGTCGACGACTACTATGCGGGGTACCTGTATCTGCGCGACAGCACGCCAGAGGACGCGCGCGTTTTGGCCTGGTGGGACTACGGCTACCAGATCACAGGCATCGGCAACCGCACCTCGCTGGCCGATGGCAACACCTGGAACCACGAGCACATCGCCACGATCGGCAAGATGCTGACGTCGCccgtggcggaggcgcactCGCTGGTGCGCCACATGGCCGACTATGTTCTGATTTCTGCTGGAGACACATATTTTTCCGACCTGAATCGCTCACCGATGATGGCGCGCATCGGCAACAGCGTGTACCACGACATCTGCCCCGACGACCCACTTTGTAGTCAGTTCGTGTTGCAGAAAAGACCGaaagctgctgcagcgaagcGCAGTCGGCACGTCAGCGTTGACGCACTAGAGGAGGATGACACTGCAGAGCATATGGTATACGAGCCGTCATCACTCATAGCCAAGTCGCTCATATATCACCTGCACTCCACAGGGGTGGTGACGGGGGTCACGCTGAATGAGACGCTCTTCCAGCACGTCTTCACCTCACCGCAGGGTCTCATGCGCATCTTCAAGGTCATGAACGTGAGCACGGAGAGCAAAAAGTGGGTTGCTGACTCGGCAAACCGCGTGTGCCACCCGCCTGGGTCGTGGATCTGCCCCGGGCAGTACCCGCCGGCGAAGGAGATCCAGGAGATGCTggcacaccaacacaccAACTTCAAGGACCTTCTTGATCCCAGAACGACTTGGAGCGGGAGCAGGCGCTGA
- a CDS encoding conserved hypothetical protein (previous protein_id=AAZ14336.1), with translation MPPPRSVNTKRRTVGAKPHHENVVAVSPCETESMALTSASTGSGKGRGSAKALSETSTIDSSMGPPSPTTVMTATSPSLASATNSATGARKRARESAERGSTIRHSQDGRSPSVPAITGGLAQHPLQRPRRSGSFGSDGSRVRGTPQLMRDPKMCAELDEEGVFFETTMTRASPAHLQRTPTSQLLSQQQAPPYSALSEGRGASPQEPAVEQALFTPATVARRPQPQTVFGEALRSSPSSTAPAPSAVSPAASSASRLSSHDEAVQAILRANPPTMTRPVQLKPGYTVPSPQTPLWAALDADEDDDHQTSRGSGQGSKEPLLSNTQVSLFRLGDEEEANTSGAVTTTTLAGALPRSGHTSTTTIATVSTSGVHVPTTTHECRRLGTRAAANGSISLPAPGRSLNLLDEDGLHDDERLPVFIGMDGDSQGDDTDGRAFSLTQEAILQERAQDMQAVLPRSRAYRGAAATRASATAMLHADKLGSADMSTPSPTRQRAARTSLSTAQQRASPYSQLQRDVESTMAAAAARAASERHTATPAADVKPAGVLSQKELRRRADMLKWAEHTRAFFHFIDARPLHVTASPLKPPPSTSSQPRRGHPSQGGVTGYHRGSIGTVQPRKSRVAAASMSLVRRSRSASAVAAVLSPSVAARRSSSAFEAVISRVKQEAAAAAKTTRSASAK, from the coding sequence AtgcctcctccgcggtcGGTCAACACGAAGCGGCGAACAGTGGGCGCTAAGCCCCACCATGAAaacgtcgtcgccgtctcccCGTGCGAGACGGAGTCGATGGCGCTGaccagcgccagcaccggtAGCGGCAAGGGTCGAGGCAGCGCTAAAGCACTGAGTGAAACCTCGACGATTGATTCTTCCATGGGGCCTCCTTCTCCAACAACCGTGATGACGGCTACGTCACCGTCGCTCGCCTCTGCAACCAACTCTGCCACTGGTGCGCGCAAACGAGCACGCGAATCGGCggagcgcggcagcaccatccGTCATTCGCAAGATGGTCGCAGCCCCAGTGTCCCGGCAATAACTGGGgggctggcgcagcaccccCTGCAGCGTCCGCGCCGCTCGGGGTCATTTGGTAGTGACGGCAGCCGTGTACGTGGTACTCCTCAGCTGATGCGCGACCCGAAGATGTGTGCCGagctggacgaggagggtGTTTTCTTTGAGACCACGATGACAAGAGCCTCCCctgcgcacctgcagcgcacacCCACCTCGCAGCTTTTgagccagcagcaggcgccgccCTACTCGGCACTCTCTGAGGGCCGGGGCGCCTCACCGCAGGAGCCTGCTGTCGAGCAGGCACTCTTCACGCCTGCCACAGTCGCTCGACGCCCACAGCCTCAGACTGTCTTTGGAGAGGCACTCcggtcctcgccgtcgtcgacagcgcctgcgccgagcgccgtctctcccgctgcctcttccGCGTCCCGCCTGTCCTCCCACGACGAAGCGGTGCAGGCTATTTTGCGTGCGAACCCGCCCACGATGACGCGCCCCGTGCAACTAAAACCAGGGTATACCGTTCCAAGCCCGCAAACGCCTTTGTGGGCGGCCCTCGATGCGGATGAAGACGATGACCACCAAACGTCACGCGGCAGCGGGCAGGGGTCGAAGGAGCCGCTTCTCAGCAATACGCAGGTCAGCCTCTTCCGGCTTggggacgaggaggaagcaAACACGAGCGGTGCAGTGACGACGACCACGCTGgccggcgcgctgccacgcTCTGGACACACCTCTACCACCACAATTGCGACGGTATCCACATCGGGTGTACAcgtgccgacgacgacgcacgAGTGCAGGCGCCTTGGTACGCGTGCGGCTGCAAATGGGAGCATCAGCCTTCCGGCACCCGGACGGTCGCTGAACTTGCTCGACGAAGACGGTCTCCATGATGACGAGCGTCTTCCCGTGTTCATTGGGATGGACGGCGACAGCCAAGGCGATGATACCGACGGCAGGGCCTTCTCGCTGACGCAGGAGGCAATTCTGCAGGAACGTGCTCAGGATATGCAGGCTGTCCTGCCCCGTTCGCGTGCTTaccgtggtgctgcagctacTCGGGCATCTGCCACCGCGATGCTGCACGCTGACAAGCTCGGTAGTGCAGACATGTCCACACCAAGTCCGACCCGTCAGCGCGCGGCGCGCACCTCTCTCAgcacagcgcagcagcgggcaaGTCCATACAGCCAACTACAGCGAGACGTGGAGAGTacgatggcagcggcagcagcaagagcagcgAGTGAGAGGCACACCGCGACCCCTGCCGCAGATGTGAAACCTGCCGGGGTTCTCTCGcagaaggagctgcggcggaggGCTGACATGCTGAAGTGGGCggagcacacacgcgccttTTTTCACTTCATCGATGCGCGTCCGCTGCACGTCACCGCATCTCCGCTGAAGCCTCCACCATCAACTTCCTCACAACCGCGCCGAGGCCACCCTAGCCAGGGCGGCGTAACCGGCTATCATCGCGGAAGCATCGGGACAGTGCAGCCGCGCAAGAGCCGCGTGGCCGCAGCCTCGATGAGCCTCGTTCGTCGCAGTCGCAGTGCAAGCGCTGTCGCAGCTGTGTTGTCGCCGTCTGTcgctgcgcgccgcagcagcagcgccttcgAAGCTGTCATTTCGCGAGTGAAGcaagaggcagcggcagcggcgaaaACGACTCGCTCCGCTTCTGCTAAGtag